One window of the Anopheles cruzii chromosome 2, idAnoCruzAS_RS32_06, whole genome shotgun sequence genome contains the following:
- the LOC128277651 gene encoding acyl-CoA-binding protein homolog 1, giving the protein MEQKFNESADKVKTFSKRPTDVELLELYALFKQATVGDNETEKPGMFDLKGKAKWQAWADRKGTTKDAAMEAYIKLVEELSAKYQ; this is encoded by the exons ATGGAACAG AAATTCAACGAATCAGCCGATAAGGTCAAAACGTTCTCCAAGCGGCCAACGGATGTGGAGCTGTTGGAGCTGTACGCACTGTTCAAACAGGCAACCGTGGGCGATAACGAAACCGAGAAGCCGGGCATGTTCGATCTGAAAGGGAAAGCCAAATGGCAAGCCTGGGCCGACCGGAAAGGCACCACGAAGGATGCCGCCATGGAAGCCTATATCAAGCTGGTCGAGGAGCTTTCGGCGAAGTACCAGTAA